Part of the Propionimicrobium sp. PCR01-08-3 genome, CCTCGCGTCGTATTGCCACTTGCGACACTCGCAAACAGCGGTGATGAAGTTTTCTCCAGGTTCAATGATGCCCAGACGACCCAAGAACAAGTGTCGTGCTGAACATGCCAAAACGGGGAGCAGCCGACGTGGGCTCCTCCCCGTAAGTCAACGCAGCGTCACCGGCGAAGGCCGAGACGAGCAATGAGTGCACGGTAATGGTCGATATCTTCCTTGGCCACGTAATTCAGCAGCCGACGACGCTGACCAACCATCAGCATCAGGCCACGGCGGCTGTGGTGATCACCCTTGTGGACCTTGAGGTGCTCGGTCAGATGGGAGATACGCGCGGATAGCAACGCAATCTGAACGTCCGGAGAGCCCGTATCACCAGGGTGGGTCGCGTACTCTTCGATAATCTTCTTCTTGGTCTCAGCGTCCACTGTCAGCCTCTCCAGCTCGTTGCGCGGCGCCCCCGATGCAGGTTGCGAGTGGGGGCTCTTGGACATCCGCGGCCGATCTAACGGCAACCTGGCAAGGATAACATGGCCGTCTCAGGAATCCGAATCCGTCGCGGCTCACCGGGGATCACGAGCGCGGACGCGCTAGTCGGCACCGAGGATGTTTCGGGTGGCG contains:
- the rpsO gene encoding 30S ribosomal protein S15, whose protein sequence is MDAETKKKIIEEYATHPGDTGSPDVQIALLSARISHLTEHLKVHKGDHHSRRGLMLMVGQRRRLLNYVAKEDIDHYRALIARLGLRR